The Acidobacteriota bacterium genomic interval GCTACCGGAGACCAAGGGCAAGCAGCTGGACTAGTCATCGTTTCGGCTGCGACTAGTCATCCGGCGTGAGCTTCTGCGTGCTCGCGTCTGACAGCTGCACGATGATGGTTGCGGCGATCACGATCACCATCCCCAGCACCTGCAGCGCCGTCACACGTTCGTGGACGAACGCCCACGCAAAGCTGATGGCGAAGACCGGCTCGAGGCAACTCACCACGATGGCCCGCGTGGCGTCGAGGTGGTGCAGTCCGGCGAAGTAGAGCAAATACGGCACCAGCATCGAGACGCACGCGAACACAAACAGGAAGAGCCACTGGCTGGCGGTGTAGTGCGCCGCCCAGATCTTCCACGGCGGGTTCACCAGGAGCCAGAACAGCGAGGCGCCGGCCATGGCGTAGAGCACCACATACCAGCGATCGAAGCGCGCGACCAGTTCGCGTCCGCCAACGTTGTAGAAAGAAAACGTGAGCGCGGCAAGTAATGCGGCGATCACGCCGATGGCGTTCAGCCGAACGCCTTCGGACTGGAACGCGCCGATGGCGAGCGCCGCGCCCGCGACCGCCATCCCCACGCCCGCGAGCCGCTGCCAGGTCGCGCGCTGCAGGCGTCGCGCGACCATGTACAACAGCACCCAGACGGGCGCGGTGTATTGCAGGATGATCGCCGTGGCGACCGAGGTCTGCTGGATGGCGAGGTAGTAGAAGTAGTTCGAGCCGGCGATGCCGAAGATGCCGACGGCGAAGGCGAAGAGCAGGTCGCGGCGCGTCATCGCAGCGGGTGCCCGCTTGCCTATTAGCCGGAGAAGAGGAAAGAGGAGTAGAAGAGAAAAAGTTGTCCGCGTCTGTGCCAGGATCACCGGACCGAGTGGCGTGGCGCCGGTGACCAGGCCGCCGTTGAACACCAGCTTGCCGAGCGTGGCGGAGAGTCCCCAGAAGAACGTGGCCGCGGCGATGAACAGATAGCCGCGCAGCGAGCTGGTCCTACCCTGCGACGTCCTACTCTGCGAGGAGCTGGTCAAGTCTCTCCCGGTCGAATCCGATCACGACCTGATCGCCGATGACGAAGGTCGGCGTGCTGCGGCTGTTGTAAGTGCGTACCAGCTCGAAGACGGCACCATGGTCGGCGCTCACGTCCTTCAGCGTGTACTCGATACCTTTCTCCGAAAGGTAGGCCTGGGCTTGGCGACACGGCGGTCAGCCGGGCTGCGAGAACAGGATCACTGATTTCGAGGTCATGAATATTCAGACTAGCAAACCGGGGCGCGAGCTGCATCACATTCGCGCGCTTAACTCAGGGAAGATAAACGATCTCAGCCGTGATCTTTGCCGTCTTCTGCAGCATGGCCGAGACCGAGCAGTATTTTTCTTCTGAAAGCCGGATCGCGTGCTCCACGGCCTTCTTCGCCACCTTGCCGCCGACGGTGTAGACAAGTTTGATCGCGGTGTAGACCTGGGGCGGGTCCTTTGCACGTTCAGCTTCAGCGCGCACTTCGAGAGAGGTGAACGGCTCACGCTTCTTGCGCAGCACGATGTCGACGTCGGTGGCGGTGCAGGCGCACAGTGCCATCAAAACGAGCTCCATCGGGCCGGAGGCGGTATTCCGCTTGCGATCGGAATCGACCACGATCGCGTGGCCGGAGGTCGCGGTGACGACGAATCGTTCAACATCTACGCGTAACGCGGAAGCGCTGACGGATTGACTCATTGGTTCATTGCCTCATTTATTCATTTACGGCGGGGTCCAGAGGTTTTAGCAGTTCGCTGCGAGGCCGCCAGGATCGCTAGCAGCTCATTCGCCTCGCGAAGCAACTCGCTCATACGGGCTGGGCGGATGATCTCGACATCCACTAAAAACTCCAGCCAGAAGACAGTTTCGTCGATCTCCTCAACCACTACGCCGATCTTTGCCACGAACTCAGAGTGAGACCGGGCTCGGCAGACTGCCCGATAGTTGGCCGCTACAGAGGTACTCGCCCGCATCAACTGCCTGCCGAACGTGCGGCCCTCGTCATTCTTTGGCAGGGCGCGGCATAGCTTGACGACGCGAATCGCGAATCGCTTGGTGCGCAGCTTCAACTCTTCAGATTTGTACACGGCGGCAGCCTAACGTCTGGGAAACAATGAAGCAATGACTCA includes:
- a CDS encoding four helix bundle protein, with protein sequence MKLRTKRFAIRVVKLCRALPKNDEGRTFGRQLMRASTSVAANYRAVCRARSHSEFVAKIGVVVEEIDETVFWLEFLVDVEIIRPARMSELLREANELLAILAASQRTAKTSGPRRK
- a CDS encoding OsmC family protein, whose protein sequence is MSQSVSASALRVDVERFVVTATSGHAIVVDSDRKRNTASGPMELVLMALCACTATDVDIVLRKKREPFTSLEVRAEAERAKDPPQVYTAIKLVYTVGGKVAKKAVEHAIRLSEEKYCSVSAMLQKTAKITAEIVYLP
- a CDS encoding EamA family transporter, which codes for MTSSSQSRTSQGRTSSLRGYLFIAAATFFWGLSATLGKLVFNGGLVTGATPLGPVILAQTRTTFSLLLLFPLLRLIGKRAPAAMTRRDLLFAFAVGIFGIAGSNYFYYLAIQQTSVATAIILQYTAPVWVLLYMVARRLQRATWQRLAGVGMAVAGAALAIGAFQSEGVRLNAIGVIAALLAALTFSFYNVGGRELVARFDRWYVVLYAMAGASLFWLLVNPPWKIWAAHYTASQWLFLFVFACVSMLVPYLLYFAGLHHLDATRAIVVSCLEPVFAISFAWAFVHERVTALQVLGMVIVIAATIIVQLSDASTQKLTPDD